The following are from one region of the Aquirufa lenticrescens genome:
- a CDS encoding YebC/PmpR family DNA-binding transcriptional regulator has protein sequence MGRAFEFRKARKFKRWGQMAKTFTKIGKDIVIAVKAGGGDPSSNSRLRAIIQNAKAVNMPKENVERAIKRATSKDQEDYKEIVYEGYAQHGIAILVETTTDNINRTVANIRSSFTKCGGSLGTTGMLDFIFTRKSVFKIAAKPEIDLEELEFDLIDLGGDEVFLDEETNQINIYGEFTAFGAIQKFLEEKGFELMGADFERIPDETKELTEEQIADVEKLIERLEEDDDVQNVYHNMG, from the coding sequence ATGGGAAGAGCCTTCGAATTTAGAAAAGCGAGAAAATTCAAACGTTGGGGTCAAATGGCCAAAACCTTTACCAAAATAGGTAAGGATATTGTGATTGCAGTGAAAGCAGGTGGTGGCGACCCATCATCTAACTCCCGTTTACGTGCCATCATCCAAAACGCGAAGGCAGTGAATATGCCGAAGGAAAACGTGGAACGTGCGATCAAACGCGCTACTTCGAAAGACCAAGAGGATTACAAAGAGATTGTATACGAAGGATATGCACAACATGGTATCGCCATCCTGGTAGAAACAACAACTGATAACATCAACCGTACTGTAGCGAACATCCGTTCCTCTTTCACGAAATGTGGCGGTAGCCTAGGAACAACGGGGATGTTGGATTTCATCTTCACCCGTAAATCCGTATTTAAAATCGCGGCTAAACCGGAAATCGATTTAGAAGAATTAGAATTTGACTTGATTGACTTAGGTGGTGACGAAGTATTCTTAGATGAGGAAACAAACCAAATAAATATTTATGGGGAGTTTACTGCTTTTGGAGCGATCCAAAAATTCTTAGAAGAAAAAGGATTTGAATTAATGGGAGCCGATTTCGAACGCATCCCAGATGAGACAAAAGAACTAACAGAGGAGCAAATAGCGGATGTGGAGAAACTCATCGAGCGTCTAGAGGAAGACGACGATGTGCAGAACGTCTACCACAACATGGGCTAA
- a CDS encoding DUF5916 domain-containing protein: MKKYIVLFFVLFTTSLFAQKKNENFKMHIQKSTGNIKIDGVLDENAWFQSAAVSDFMMCNPFDSLCAQVRTDVKMTYDDKYIYISAECFLKEPGAFVVESMKRDFGFGVNDNFLVFIDTFEDKTTGFAFGANAAGAQWDGQMSEGSKVNLNWDNKWESATTYKRDSWIFEAAIPFKSIRYKGNVSRWGINFSRYDLKAKEKSAWAPVPRQFPTASLAYAGVLVWDTPPPTPKKNVSLIPYVLSGVTANYETKDPSSMRNQIGGDIKVAINSGLNLDMTLNPDFSQVDVDRQQTNLDRFELFYPEKRQFFIENSDLFDGFGTENIRPFFSRRIGLALNTKTGIYEQTPITYGARLSGKLNQDWRIGALNVQSERIDAKGVPTQNYSMVALQRKLFARSNFGAYMVNKQSFIDTDLQRSNGFQAYNRDLGFEYNLASADNFWTGSLFYANTISPVQKDRSFSQAASLAYKDNNWAFGIKESWVGENYNPETGYVPRVNYLQTQFDAAKNFYPKNKSTNVFYTTLSAMTMSYWNNQGTFTDNTSYVAYEGTMKDRSTFGSYLSYDYVKLLYDFDATRMGNTALKKGTEHDWYALNARYSSSPIKLFTYTLSSRFGGYYGQGWRTGITADVGYRFQPYGSFSVAIDYNDIVDVAIPGTDVAAAKKVSSNFWIIRPKIDITFSNKLFFATFFQLNQQTKNVNLNARLQWRYKPASDLFLVYTDNYFPEIMQIRNRALVLKLNYWLNL, encoded by the coding sequence ATGAAAAAATATATCGTACTCTTTTTTGTCCTTTTTACCACGTCGCTTTTTGCCCAAAAGAAGAATGAAAATTTCAAAATGCATATTCAGAAAAGCACGGGTAACATCAAAATTGATGGGGTGCTTGATGAAAATGCTTGGTTTCAGTCTGCGGCGGTCAGTGATTTTATGATGTGTAATCCCTTCGATTCGCTGTGTGCACAGGTAAGGACTGACGTAAAGATGACCTACGATGATAAATACATTTATATCTCGGCGGAATGTTTCTTGAAAGAACCGGGCGCCTTTGTGGTGGAGTCGATGAAGCGGGATTTTGGTTTTGGGGTGAATGATAATTTTTTAGTCTTCATCGATACGTTTGAAGATAAGACAACCGGCTTTGCATTTGGTGCGAATGCAGCCGGCGCTCAGTGGGATGGCCAAATGTCCGAAGGGTCGAAGGTAAATCTGAACTGGGATAATAAGTGGGAATCTGCCACGACCTACAAGCGGGATTCGTGGATTTTCGAAGCGGCGATTCCGTTTAAGTCGATTCGCTATAAGGGCAATGTAAGTCGCTGGGGGATTAATTTTTCCCGTTATGATTTAAAGGCCAAAGAAAAATCCGCCTGGGCCCCTGTCCCTCGGCAATTTCCCACTGCCTCTTTAGCTTATGCTGGGGTATTAGTTTGGGATACACCGCCGCCCACGCCTAAGAAGAATGTTTCTTTGATTCCCTATGTTTTATCGGGTGTGACGGCTAATTACGAGACGAAAGATCCCTCTTCGATGCGCAATCAAATAGGGGGCGATATCAAGGTCGCTATTAATTCGGGTTTGAACCTAGATATGACATTGAATCCGGATTTCTCTCAGGTGGATGTGGATAGACAACAGACGAATCTGGATCGATTTGAGCTCTTTTATCCAGAAAAACGGCAGTTCTTTATTGAGAACTCGGATTTGTTTGATGGATTTGGGACAGAAAATATCCGTCCCTTCTTCTCTCGCAGAATCGGTTTAGCACTGAATACAAAGACCGGTATATATGAGCAAACGCCTATTACTTATGGCGCGCGTTTGAGTGGTAAATTGAACCAGGACTGGAGAATAGGAGCCTTGAATGTGCAATCAGAAAGAATCGATGCAAAAGGGGTGCCTACCCAAAATTATTCGATGGTTGCGTTGCAGCGAAAGTTATTCGCACGTTCCAATTTTGGAGCCTATATGGTCAATAAACAATCCTTCATCGATACTGATTTGCAACGTTCGAATGGTTTTCAGGCCTATAACCGAGATCTGGGATTTGAGTATAATCTGGCCTCAGCGGATAACTTCTGGACGGGATCGCTCTTTTATGCGAACACGATTAGTCCGGTGCAAAAGGATCGAAGTTTCTCGCAGGCTGCGTCTTTGGCCTACAAAGACAATAACTGGGCATTTGGAATTAAAGAATCGTGGGTGGGCGAGAATTACAATCCAGAAACAGGTTATGTTCCGCGTGTGAATTATTTGCAAACACAGTTTGATGCCGCAAAAAATTTCTATCCGAAAAACAAGTCAACGAATGTGTTTTACACAACACTTTCGGCGATGACAATGAGCTATTGGAATAACCAAGGCACTTTTACAGACAATACCTCCTATGTGGCTTATGAAGGAACGATGAAGGATCGTTCTACTTTTGGGAGTTATTTATCGTATGATTATGTGAAATTATTGTATGATTTCGACGCGACTCGAATGGGGAATACGGCTTTGAAAAAAGGGACGGAGCACGATTGGTATGCCTTGAATGCGCGCTATAGTTCTTCTCCTATCAAGTTGTTTACGTATACTTTATCGTCTCGTTTTGGTGGTTATTATGGCCAAGGCTGGCGCACAGGAATCACCGCGGATGTAGGGTATCGCTTCCAACCCTATGGTAGTTTCTCGGTGGCCATCGATTACAATGATATCGTTGATGTGGCCATCCCAGGAACGGATGTGGCAGCAGCGAAGAAAGTTTCCTCTAATTTCTGGATCATTCGACCTAAAATAGATATCACTTTTTCAAACAAATTGTTCTTTGCCACGTTCTTTCAATTGAATCAACAAACGAAAAATGTGAATTTAAATGCACGCTTACAGTGGCGTTACAAACCTGCTTCGGATTTGTTCTTAGTGTATACGGACAATTATTTTCCGGAGATTATGCAAATTCGTAACCGTGCATTGGTGTTGAAATTGAATTATTGGCTTAATTTGTAA
- a CDS encoding DUF2911 domain-containing protein — translation MKKFLLLLTCLVSFGVLAQKAAPSPAAVASQKVGNTEVMIKYAQPSVKGRLVFGTKEAKALVPYGEVWRTGANEATTIEVSNDITVQGKTLAKGVYSLFTIPGAAEWTIIFNKEAKMWGAYTYKEANDVLRVKARVSEHAHTEQFTIGITAAGQVTLDWDKSSVSFYLK, via the coding sequence ATGAAGAAGTTCTTATTACTATTGACTTGTTTAGTTTCTTTCGGTGTTTTAGCACAGAAAGCGGCTCCATCACCAGCTGCAGTGGCTTCACAAAAAGTGGGTAACACAGAAGTGATGATTAAGTACGCTCAACCTTCGGTGAAAGGCCGTTTGGTTTTTGGTACCAAAGAAGCGAAAGCCTTAGTTCCTTATGGCGAAGTTTGGAGAACAGGCGCGAACGAAGCGACTACGATCGAAGTTTCTAATGACATCACGGTTCAAGGTAAAACGTTGGCTAAAGGTGTTTATTCTTTATTCACCATCCCAGGTGCGGCAGAGTGGACAATCATCTTTAACAAAGAAGCTAAAATGTGGGGTGCTTATACCTACAAGGAGGCGAACGACGTTTTACGTGTGAAAGCGCGTGTTAGCGAGCATGCACACACGGAGCAATTCACAATCGGAATCACGGCCGCTGGCCAGGTAACGTTAGATTGGGACAAATCTTCAGTTTCTTTTTACTTGAAATAA
- a CDS encoding response regulator, whose amino-acid sequence MKKVLIAEDSSVIQNLAKKILEFQNFEIHAVKNGQQVLDELAKADFDIILLDINMPVMDGMDCARAVRALADAKKAAIPMIAITGNARNYSMDDFKAAGFNDFLAKPLNFDSLVSQVKALTE is encoded by the coding sequence ATGAAAAAGGTATTGATAGCGGAAGATAGCTCAGTGATCCAAAATCTAGCTAAGAAGATTTTAGAATTTCAAAATTTTGAGATCCACGCCGTAAAAAACGGACAACAAGTGTTAGATGAATTAGCTAAGGCTGATTTTGACATTATCTTATTAGATATCAATATGCCAGTAATGGATGGTATGGATTGCGCTCGTGCGGTTCGTGCATTAGCAGACGCGAAAAAAGCAGCCATTCCGATGATCGCCATCACAGGAAACGCGCGCAACTATTCGATGGATGATTTTAAAGCAGCTGGATTCAATGATTTCTTAGCTAAGCCTTTGAACTTCGATTCCTTGGTTTCTCAGGTGAAAGCCTTAACGGAATAA
- a CDS encoding MBL fold metallo-hydrolase — MSPSKVTFLGTGTSQGIPMIACDCTVCQSTDERDKRLRVSVHIEIGGKSFIIDTGPDFRQQVLRAGIKRLDAVLYTHEHKDHTAGMDDVRGFNFHQQSSIPLYARAQVIEQLKREFAYAFGDNKYPGVPEIDVYEIDGKPFTVQGIDIQPIFVKHYYLDVLGFRFGNFAYVTDANSIAQEEQDKLRNLDVLVINALRKTTHVSHFTLAEALELIANLQPKQAYITHISHQMGLHSTVQKELPPNVFLAYDGLVLNS; from the coding sequence ATGTCCCCTTCTAAAGTGACGTTTTTAGGAACGGGAACTTCGCAGGGGATTCCGATGATCGCTTGTGACTGCACGGTTTGTCAGTCCACTGATGAGCGAGATAAGCGGCTTCGTGTTTCGGTACACATCGAAATAGGAGGGAAGAGTTTCATTATCGATACGGGTCCAGATTTTCGCCAGCAGGTTCTTCGGGCTGGAATTAAGCGTTTGGATGCCGTACTTTACACACACGAACACAAAGATCATACGGCCGGAATGGACGATGTTCGGGGATTTAATTTCCACCAGCAATCGTCGATTCCTTTGTATGCCCGCGCTCAGGTCATAGAGCAATTGAAGCGGGAGTTTGCCTATGCTTTTGGCGATAATAAATACCCGGGAGTGCCAGAAATCGATGTCTATGAGATTGATGGAAAGCCCTTCACAGTGCAAGGAATAGATATTCAACCCATCTTCGTAAAGCATTATTACTTAGATGTGTTGGGTTTTCGATTTGGGAATTTTGCCTATGTGACGGACGCGAATTCCATCGCCCAGGAGGAGCAAGATAAGCTACGAAATCTAGACGTTTTAGTCATCAATGCCTTGCGCAAGACAACCCATGTCTCTCATTTTACGCTAGCGGAAGCCCTCGAATTAATCGCGAATTTACAGCCTAAACAAGCGTACATTACGCACATTAGTCACCAAATGGGCTTACACTCAACAGTGCAAAAAGAATTACCCCCTAACGTTTTTCTAGCCTACGACGGGCTTGTCTTAAACTCATAA
- a CDS encoding HAD family hydrolase produces MSFKAVLFDMDGVIVDNLPYHVEAWLLFCERNGIPLTKEIFYKELNGMNSKDTFEWFYKKEMTRAEVEVLEEEKEVLYREFYAEHRKPAEGLLAFLTELRSRGIKTALATSAGPGNIDFIVDGLGIRDQFDAIIGGAEVTKGKPDPEIYLKAAALVGVDPADCWVIEDSLQGIASGLAAGARVVGITTSHTAAELAHTQVIAPHFIGLYDQIASL; encoded by the coding sequence ATGTCCTTCAAAGCGGTTTTATTCGATATGGATGGCGTGATCGTAGATAATCTACCGTATCACGTAGAAGCTTGGTTGCTTTTTTGCGAGCGAAATGGCATTCCATTAACGAAGGAGATTTTTTACAAGGAGTTAAACGGGATGAATTCGAAGGACACCTTCGAATGGTTTTATAAAAAGGAAATGACTCGTGCGGAGGTGGAAGTGCTAGAAGAGGAGAAAGAAGTACTTTACCGGGAGTTTTATGCTGAGCATAGAAAGCCGGCGGAAGGGCTTTTAGCTTTTTTGACCGAGTTGCGTTCTAGAGGAATAAAAACAGCCTTAGCGACCTCTGCGGGTCCAGGTAATATTGATTTTATTGTGGATGGCCTAGGCATTCGCGATCAATTCGATGCGATTATCGGGGGTGCTGAAGTAACAAAAGGCAAACCTGATCCAGAAATTTATCTAAAAGCGGCGGCCCTGGTGGGTGTAGATCCAGCCGATTGTTGGGTGATTGAAGACTCCCTACAAGGCATTGCGTCTGGATTAGCCGCCGGTGCGCGTGTGGTAGGAATCACCACCTCGCATACCGCAGCAGAATTAGCCCACACCCAAGTGATTGCCCCTCATTTTATTGGTTTATACGATCAAATCGCTTCCCTATGA
- a CDS encoding T9SS type A sorting domain-containing protein codes for MKNLLVLLLCICTVTFAQKGRFKMEMVPGKMIKEYTPEYMGLKRDLPEGYTENMRAILAQAAAIKLDASTQTKASANIVVTYETVPPADVKTVFEKAAATWSTVFSSDVPINVYVKWASLSANVLGSAGASVNVRNFVGANRLNTFYPIALAEKMSHKNLNGTNPDIVATFNSDFTAWYIGTDGVPTINQIDLYSVVLHEMGHGLGFIGQVNVDNGEAGYGYPGIFDQYMVNGANVALMDTNSFKNPSAALYTQITSGKINLSSPSILRENGSAGKLYTPATYSDGSSIYHVDQVKYKVGDANALMTPQIARGEVTRSIGPIVTSAFNDFGWYSSNLIGEEYSDTEDQASDKVFSVQVYSDTLWDESSLKLYLAINSTTFNPISTFTKTGNTYSYSLPKSATSRNIKYYWYAQEKSGKKFVTPAEAPVISGTRFGSYFEFNIAPDTTKPEVVYSNPLKYIFTSQTTVPLPTLLAADNIGIDTIYMEYSINSGATIRKGFKKVAGLSFSFTNSFDFASGLLKAGDVIKYRIIVKDKAKTTNTVTLPATGNYEFVVIGLQAAAANYKQNFDTPPNTDFYLKGFSFTQPSGFSSIGLHSAHPYADGSEESYNGAGGSDKFTNNDAVLLKPITVRADTSRIYFDEVVLVEPGESGASFLNTDGSVNRSFYDYVTVQASNDSGKNWYNLINGWDSNFSTTWLNAYNSGFDSKGNSTGEGTSALVKKREIDILSSGKFKAGDQLIFRFRLHADVGAHGWGWAIDNLNIQGSVAPPPPPLVLAAEPFTLLPELRLSPNPSSRLVRVQLAVGSQEEDIRVGILGFAGQWVQQEIVSVKGGYLDKQLDISTLPAGTYFVQVITNRNVYNKRIIVVR; via the coding sequence ATGAAAAATCTGCTAGTCTTATTATTGTGCATCTGCACCGTCACTTTTGCCCAAAAAGGACGCTTTAAAATGGAGATGGTGCCGGGTAAAATGATCAAAGAATATACGCCCGAGTACATGGGTTTGAAACGGGATTTACCAGAAGGGTATACCGAAAATATGCGGGCCATTTTAGCGCAAGCGGCAGCGATAAAGTTAGATGCCTCTACCCAAACCAAAGCATCAGCAAACATCGTTGTCACTTACGAGACGGTTCCGCCAGCGGATGTGAAGACGGTTTTTGAGAAGGCGGCGGCGACTTGGTCTACCGTGTTTTCGTCTGATGTGCCTATTAATGTCTATGTGAAATGGGCGTCACTCTCTGCGAATGTATTGGGTAGCGCAGGCGCCTCAGTGAATGTTCGAAATTTTGTGGGGGCGAATCGGTTGAATACGTTTTATCCCATTGCTTTGGCAGAGAAAATGTCCCATAAGAACTTAAATGGAACAAATCCGGATATCGTAGCGACCTTTAATTCTGATTTTACCGCTTGGTATATAGGGACTGATGGCGTGCCCACGATAAATCAAATCGATTTGTATTCGGTGGTATTGCACGAGATGGGGCACGGTTTAGGTTTCATTGGTCAGGTGAATGTAGATAATGGAGAGGCTGGTTATGGTTATCCGGGCATTTTTGACCAGTATATGGTGAACGGGGCTAATGTCGCTCTAATGGATACGAACAGCTTTAAGAATCCTTCGGCTGCTTTATATACGCAAATTACCTCAGGTAAAATCAACCTTTCTTCTCCTTCCATTTTACGTGAGAACGGTAGTGCAGGGAAATTGTACACTCCTGCTACTTATTCGGATGGATCCAGTATTTACCACGTGGATCAAGTGAAATATAAGGTAGGTGATGCAAATGCGTTGATGACTCCCCAAATCGCGCGCGGTGAGGTAACCCGCAGCATTGGACCCATTGTGACTTCGGCTTTTAATGATTTTGGCTGGTATTCTTCGAATTTGATCGGAGAGGAATATAGCGATACGGAGGATCAGGCTTCAGATAAAGTGTTTTCAGTGCAGGTATATTCGGATACGCTTTGGGATGAATCCTCCTTAAAACTGTATCTAGCAATCAATTCTACCACTTTTAATCCAATTTCCACTTTTACAAAAACAGGCAATACCTATTCTTATTCGTTGCCTAAAAGTGCGACGTCCAGAAATATCAAGTACTACTGGTATGCGCAGGAGAAGTCTGGAAAGAAATTTGTGACACCGGCGGAGGCACCTGTGATTTCTGGGACACGTTTTGGTAGTTATTTTGAGTTTAATATTGCTCCTGATACGACCAAACCGGAGGTGGTTTATTCCAATCCGTTGAAATATATTTTCACTTCGCAGACCACAGTTCCGCTACCTACTTTGCTAGCGGCGGATAATATCGGGATCGACACGATATATATGGAATATTCCATCAATAGCGGTGCCACAATTCGCAAAGGCTTTAAAAAGGTAGCTGGTTTGAGTTTTAGTTTTACGAATAGTTTTGATTTTGCGTCCGGATTATTGAAGGCAGGGGATGTCATTAAATACCGGATTATCGTAAAGGATAAGGCCAAAACCACGAATACCGTCACCCTTCCGGCTACCGGAAACTACGAGTTTGTTGTGATAGGATTACAGGCAGCTGCGGCGAATTACAAACAGAATTTTGACACACCTCCTAACACAGATTTCTACCTAAAAGGCTTCAGTTTTACCCAGCCTTCTGGGTTTTCTAGCATTGGTTTGCACAGTGCCCACCCGTATGCGGATGGATCTGAGGAGTCCTATAATGGCGCTGGAGGTTCGGACAAGTTTACGAATAATGATGCAGTCTTGTTGAAGCCTATCACGGTTAGAGCAGATACGTCGAGGATTTATTTTGATGAGGTAGTTTTAGTGGAGCCGGGCGAGTCAGGTGCTTCGTTCTTGAATACGGATGGCTCGGTGAATCGTAGTTTTTATGATTATGTGACGGTTCAGGCTTCGAATGATTCCGGAAAAAACTGGTATAATTTAATCAATGGTTGGGATTCGAATTTCTCTACGACTTGGTTAAATGCCTATAATTCGGGATTTGACTCGAAAGGCAATTCAACCGGGGAGGGTACGTCTGCTTTGGTCAAAAAACGAGAAATTGATATTCTATCCTCAGGTAAATTTAAAGCTGGCGATCAATTGATCTTCCGCTTCCGTCTTCACGCGGACGTAGGGGCTCACGGCTGGGGCTGGGCGATAGACAATTTGAATATTCAGGGTTCGGTAGCTCCGCCACCGCCACCGTTGGTTTTAGCGGCAGAACCGTTTACTTTATTGCCAGAATTGAGATTATCTCCTAATCCGTCCTCTCGCCTAGTCCGTGTACAATTAGCTGTAGGATCACAGGAGGAAGATATAAGAGTAGGGATTCTAGGATTTGCTGGCCAATGGGTTCAGCAGGAAATTGTTTCCGTGAAGGGGGGATATTTGGATAAGCAGCTCGACATTTCAACCTTGCCTGCTGGAACGTATTTTGTCCAAGTCATCACGAATAGAAATGTATATAATAAGCGAATTATTGTGGTTCGCTAA
- the accD gene encoding acetyl-CoA carboxylase, carboxyltransferase subunit beta → MSWFSRKEKGIVTPTASKLDAPDGLWYQCPSCKKAIHTREHRLFAYTCSGCNYHEKIGSQDYFELLFDNSLYTELDPMMGSGDPLEFTDTKKYTDRIKATEYNTGLKDAVRTAYGDINGLPICISAMDFNFIGGSMGSVVGEKITRGMRHSLETGKPFLMISRSGGARMMEAGFSLMQMAKTSSLIALLAEAKIPYISLMTNPTTGGVTASFAMLGDFNIAEPGALIGFAGPRVIKETIGKDLPKGFQSAEFVEEHGFLDFIVDRKDLKDKLSSLLGMLK, encoded by the coding sequence ATGTCTTGGTTTTCAAGAAAAGAAAAAGGAATTGTCACCCCCACCGCTTCTAAATTAGATGCCCCTGATGGTTTGTGGTACCAATGTCCTTCTTGCAAAAAAGCGATTCATACGCGCGAACACCGTCTGTTTGCCTACACTTGTTCTGGTTGTAATTACCACGAAAAAATCGGTTCTCAAGACTATTTTGAGTTGTTATTTGACAATTCCCTTTACACAGAATTAGATCCAATGATGGGTTCAGGTGACCCATTAGAGTTCACGGACACGAAAAAATACACTGATCGTATTAAAGCTACGGAATACAACACGGGCTTGAAAGATGCGGTTAGAACAGCTTACGGTGATATTAATGGATTGCCTATTTGCATCTCAGCCATGGACTTTAACTTCATTGGAGGATCGATGGGATCCGTGGTGGGAGAGAAGATCACTCGTGGTATGCGCCACTCCTTAGAGACAGGAAAGCCATTCTTAATGATTTCTCGCTCTGGTGGTGCCCGTATGATGGAGGCAGGTTTCTCTTTAATGCAGATGGCCAAAACCTCTTCCTTAATCGCCCTCCTCGCAGAAGCTAAGATTCCTTATATCTCCTTAATGACCAACCCAACAACGGGTGGTGTTACCGCTTCTTTCGCGATGCTAGGAGATTTCAATATCGCAGAGCCCGGTGCTTTAATCGGTTTCGCTGGCCCTCGCGTTATCAAGGAAACCATCGGTAAGGATTTACCTAAAGGATTCCAAAGCGCCGAGTTCGTAGAAGAGCACGGTTTCTTAGACTTTATCGTCGATCGCAAAGATTTGAAAGACAAATTGAGTTCCTTGTTAGGGATGTTGAAATAG
- a CDS encoding zinc ribbon domain-containing protein, whose translation MATVTETTIAQKLEALLKLQTIDTNLDSIRKVRGDLPEEVRDLEDEIMGLETRLAKFQQDVADFEEQIANYRIAKKNSDNLIIKYKEQQMNVRNNREFDAISKEIELQGIEMEIADKRIKEIDFKVLNKNDEIASVESNLFERKKDLEIKQNELQVIIAESEEDEQKSLKDREKAVKTVDERLFKSYTKLRDNARNGLAVVLVKRGACGGCFSSVPPQRQTDIKDKKKILVCEHCGRVFAGVEDVIPAPEKEKKSRAKAAPKAEAAAAE comes from the coding sequence ATGGCTACAGTTACCGAAACAACGATTGCCCAAAAGTTAGAGGCTCTATTAAAGCTTCAAACAATTGATACAAACTTAGATTCTATACGCAAAGTTCGTGGTGATTTACCCGAAGAAGTTCGTGATTTAGAAGATGAGATCATGGGTTTAGAGACTCGTTTGGCTAAATTCCAGCAAGACGTAGCTGATTTTGAAGAGCAAATTGCTAACTACAGAATCGCAAAGAAAAACTCTGATAACTTAATCATAAAGTACAAGGAACAACAAATGAATGTGCGCAATAACCGCGAATTCGATGCGATTTCTAAAGAAATTGAATTGCAAGGAATCGAGATGGAAATTGCTGACAAGCGTATCAAAGAAATCGACTTCAAAGTTTTGAACAAAAACGACGAAATCGCTTCCGTTGAATCGAATTTATTCGAGCGCAAGAAAGACCTTGAAATCAAACAAAATGAATTGCAAGTGATCATCGCTGAAAGCGAAGAAGATGAGCAAAAATCATTGAAAGATCGTGAGAAAGCGGTGAAAACGGTAGACGAGCGTCTTTTCAAATCATACACAAAATTACGCGACAACGCACGTAACGGCTTAGCCGTAGTTTTAGTGAAGCGTGGTGCTTGTGGCGGCTGTTTCAGCTCTGTTCCACCACAACGTCAAACAGACATCAAAGACAAGAAGAAAATCTTAGTTTGCGAGCATTGCGGACGCGTATTCGCAGGTGTGGAAGATGTGATTCCAGCACCAGAGAAAGAAAAGAAATCGCGCGCTAAAGCTGCACCAAAAGCAGAAGCAGCTGCTGCTGAGTAA
- a CDS encoding Nif3-like dinuclear metal center hexameric protein, whose protein sequence is MQIREICKQMEAWAPVAWQESYDNAGLLVGDASTEVKGVLISLDCTEEVVEEAIKKGCNLIISHHPIVFSGLKRITGANYVERTVIKAIQNNIALYASHTNLDHAPKGVSYHLASKLGISGQVMKPMRDALKALQYYVPVSHEKAVREALHAAGAGNIGEYSNCSFTQEGLGRFQPSSQANPHTGSAGSLSEVNEVKVEMIFPTHLSGQILSALKAAHPYEEVAYSIHSLDNSWQDVGSGYVGTLEKPLTPEDFITFVKKRLGLKALKHTALPSRPISKVAVCGGAGSFLIKEAVKQGCDAYITADIKYHEFFDAENQCLIIDVGHYESEVMIIDAIHDYLSKKISTFAVLLKSETNTNPVFNA, encoded by the coding sequence ATGCAAATAAGAGAGATTTGTAAGCAGATGGAAGCTTGGGCACCTGTAGCCTGGCAAGAATCCTATGATAACGCAGGGTTACTAGTGGGTGATGCTTCTACGGAAGTCAAAGGCGTATTAATCAGCCTAGATTGCACGGAAGAAGTGGTTGAGGAAGCTATCAAAAAAGGATGCAATCTCATTATCTCCCACCACCCCATCGTTTTCTCCGGTTTGAAGCGAATAACTGGCGCGAACTACGTAGAACGAACAGTCATAAAGGCTATTCAAAACAATATTGCCTTATACGCTTCCCACACGAATTTAGATCATGCTCCTAAAGGGGTAAGTTATCATTTAGCGTCGAAATTAGGCATTTCAGGTCAGGTGATGAAACCGATGCGCGATGCCTTAAAAGCCTTGCAGTATTATGTTCCTGTTTCGCACGAAAAAGCTGTAAGAGAGGCTTTGCATGCCGCTGGAGCAGGAAATATAGGCGAATATTCAAATTGTAGCTTTACACAGGAGGGTTTAGGACGTTTTCAGCCTTCCTCGCAGGCAAATCCGCATACGGGATCAGCTGGCAGCTTATCTGAGGTGAACGAAGTGAAGGTGGAGATGATTTTCCCTACCCATCTCTCCGGTCAGATTTTGAGCGCGCTCAAAGCTGCCCATCCATACGAAGAGGTGGCCTATTCCATTCATTCGCTCGATAATTCGTGGCAAGATGTAGGTTCAGGCTATGTAGGAACTTTGGAAAAACCCTTGACACCTGAGGATTTTATTACTTTTGTCAAAAAACGTCTAGGCCTCAAAGCCCTCAAGCACACGGCATTACCCTCAAGGCCTATCTCAAAGGTGGCTGTTTGTGGTGGAGCTGGAAGTTTCTTAATAAAAGAAGCTGTAAAACAAGGTTGTGACGCCTATATAACGGCTGATATTAAGTACCACGAATTTTTTGATGCAGAAAATCAATGTTTAATCATCGATGTGGGGCATTACGAGTCAGAAGTCATGATTATTGATGCGATACATGACTATTTATCAAAAAAAATTAGTACTTTTGCGGTTCTCCTGAAAAGCGAAACAAATACAAATCCTGTATTCAACGCCTGA